AGAAAACAGACTTGgagtatttattttgtgttcGTATTTTTTATCAATATCTAATGATGCTTGTTTTGTTCAGGAGCATGCCTTGGCCCAGGCAGAACTGCTAAAGCGTCAagaagaactggaaagaaaagcagctgaactagatcgcagagaaagggaaatgcagaaTCTCAATCAGCAGGGGGgtatgcatgaaaaaaatactccTTTGAATTGCAGaactttcactttttcttaGAAACTGTTTTAGTTTTACAGCAACATTGTGAAACAGATCAAAGAGGGGGGTTTATAatctcttcaggaaaagaaagtttatCTCTCTTGAGACAATGCATACAGTGAATAAAAACTGGCCTGTCCTTTGCGGATTTTCACTgtaagaattttaaatgtgGCCTGTGTTACATGTTACTCTCTGCTATCAGCTATTTTTATTCTACGGTAGTATCTAATACTGTTGAATAGAAATGGAGCATTTTGAGAAGTAAAAGTAACTTCATAAGTAACATCTCTTTGATTTCTCTTCTGTCAGTGTTTATAGCTGTAGGATAACTTTactgttttgaaacattttcttaccTTTTGCTATGTTACAGACATAATACTCTATGCAAATAGCAGAAAAATCTATTCTATTATTaatcttttattaatttttcatatgaCACTTTGGAACCCATAGTCAAGATCAGTGTCTCATTTTGCCACAAACTGTAAGTGTGCTTTGCAAAACCATCAGTTTTTGTTCAGCAGTTTCACAAATGAGAAGATTTACATCCTCTTAGCTGAAGATATTTTGCTAGAAGTAGATCTATGGGaatattccttttcaaaaggaagaacTTCAGActgaagttaggaaaaaaaagaaaacaaaacactgtgtGCGAGGTTGACTTTGCGTGGTCTTTTCACTTGTATCTAGAATTCTGACTGGTGTATTTCCACatatgctggttttttttgaatATGCAGTGGTACAATTCCAGAGTGCATAATTGCTTAGTAATTCAAATTCTCAGGGAATTTTatagaatagaacagaagagaatattttcagttggaagggacctacaatgatcatctagtccacctgcctgaccaattcagggctgaccaaaagttaaagcatgttattaagggcattgtcccAATGCCTCctaaacactgacaggcttggggcaccaaccacctctctaggaagcctgttccagtgtttgaccaccctcccggtgaagaaatgcttcctcatgtccagactaaacctcccctggtgcagctttgaaccattcccacatgtcttatcactggatcccagggagaagagctcagcacctccctctccacttcccctccccaggaggCTGTAGAGAGCAGTCATATGCCAGTCATTTGCTAGGATCTGGGAATGGGGAATTGCTGTTCTTCTAAGGAAAAGAATCATGGTGATATTGTCCCTTcattaaaccatttttattttctcagtatttgttcttttcaatCTCTCTATTAAATTCCTGTACCTCTTCTCCCAGataatgatttttttggttgttttttcatttccttctccatgTATTGCCCTTCATCTGATTTCACTAACTTATATGGATGGTCTGGATTGATTACTTTTCTCTTCCAGGTTTTAGGGACAGTTTTGTTCATCTGTATCTTAGGGAACAGATGATACCCATGTATGGTTCAGGATATTTCTAAAATGGGTATTTGTTATTAGGTTGCAGTTGTTCACATCAAAGTGCTTGAAGAATCCATGAAGAATCTAAAGGATTCTTTAGGAAGGCtgaacagagaagagagagctCTTAAAGCTTTAAAGAAGATACTAGTTTTTTACCAAATGACTGTGTAAAAGATGCTGCAAATCAGGAATTGTATATTGTgactgaggagaaaaatactcttttctttttttgttttggtttttttttttcttttgcacacTCATTTCAACTCTTTTGGAAACACTGTAGAGTTGTCTTGATTGGAGAACAGGGTCTTTTGCAATACTCTAGCTATTTGCATTCAATTTAAGATGCTGGCTGCACATCTAGGACAATGTCGTCGTACACAGTTGACTACAGTGCAAAGATCTTCAAGCTGGTAGGTCAGCTCACCTTGATGCCTTCAGTCTTCTCTGCTCAGGTCCTGTGCAGCATTGCATTTGAGCTAATTAAAGTGTGCTGCTTCCTATTTCAGCTAGTTCATTTGGGCATGCCTGGAAATGCCTTTCTGTGCTTGCATGAAGCTAGTTTGGGGGTGTCTGCATTCATAGTATAGGCATGCCATTGAAGTTATGTTAATAGGCCTTGAGGTGGTAACTTGTATTGAATGAAGTAACTCTGAGCTAGCTCTTTGCTTATCAAGATACAATCTTGGAATATGAGTATCCAAAGTGTATATAGGAAAAGACCACTTGGTTTTTGATCTCAAACCATCTCACCAAGCTGTCTTTCAGTCTtagctgaaaatttttaaatctgtacCACAGCAGCGGGAAAGCGCATGAAATACAATTCATAAATAATAACTTGAATTATTATAAGATACCTGAATTTTTCCATAACTCTTTCTTGAAACTATCAATCCTGAGAGAGATAACCATATACTGTGGAATGAAGATCTGAATTATTACCAGGTATTTTTCACATAAGAAATCTCAAAGTAGTTTTTAATATGGATGGGAATATTACTTGATTACCTTCTGTATGCTCCCTCTGCCAATCCCCTGCTCTGAAAGGCTTGATGAAAGTTTCAGtagaagaggcagaaaacttAACGGGTACTCAGTGCTTTAGACCTGTTTGGACAGAACTGACAGCTTCATCTTGTCTGAGTGGGGAAGCAAATAGGAAATAATGCAAGTATGTAAGCTTTTCAAGGTTTCTGTTCTTACCAGATGAACTGCTAGTAAAGATATGGTTGAAGATAGAAATTGCAAGCAAAATCTTGTCAGAATTTCAAATAAAGGTGCCTTTAGGTTAGTCTCTAGTTCAGCTCCACTTTTGGAACATGGTCGTTAATGTGTCTCTTGCATCCAGAATTTGAAATGCTATGGTAAAGGTTTGTTGCAGTTATTATTTCAGTTGAATCTCTGAGTCTGTGCTTGGTATGACTTGTGTTCGGCAGAACGTATGCTCTGTTCTGTGAGCAGATCAGCATACAATCCAAGTGTCTGATACTGTGTCCTTTGTGGTGTCCTCACTCTGTCACACAACTGTATCAAATTACAATGATGCTGTAGGGCATCTTCTTGTAACAAAAAGGTGGTTTAGACCATTTCAATAGCTGCCTTTCTTGAGGCTTATGGGCTTTTAGGTAAAGCTTTGACTGTAAACTATATTGGGAAGTAGTTCAAAGTGTTAGAGATAGCCTGGTGTTAAAAATATCAGGATTCTGAGAATGAAGAATGCTTTTCAGTCCCCCGTCTTTGTGTTCAACGAAGTATGTGAGTATGGTGGGACTTTAGggaaacatgcatttaaaagtcaagaaattgtttttctgccCATATCTGCTTGTTTTGTGAAGAATTCTCTTTTCTCATTACTTTATATGAACTGTCAGGTGCCTGCTTAGTCTTTTAAGTAGATAAAATATTGTACTTTCCTTGATCTGTCTGCacttcattgtattttatttctgaagctttttttcagtattgtGTGAGGATTGCTGATAAAACTCTTGGGTTTTGGTAGCCCAAGTTATCCATACGCTTGTGAAACTCATGCATAAAACAATTTGAACAAGTTCAAATGCATATCTCTTTCTAGTATACAGAGATTAAAACTATATtataaagctctttttttttttttttctgttttgcaggtaGAAAAAATAACTGGCCGCCTCTTCCTGAGAATTTTCCAGTAGGTCCTTGTTTCTACCAGGACTTTTCTGTAGACATTCCTGTAGAATTCCAGAAGACAGTAAAGATTATGTACTATTTGTGGATgtgtaagtatttttttttaaaagaaaaaaaaagtgcctatTCAAACTTGATGATACATACCTGCTACTTTGGCTTTTGTAACATCTGTAacaagaaattgttttaaatccAGAAGTCAAATGttgaagtgaaatttttttgttagcTTCAATTTTAGAAGTATTGAATTATTTCATAGAaacttccacagaaaaaaaggaggaggattATCCTAAGGCAATTTGGTTCTGATATATTGCAGTTTTCTGGTTTAAGTATCTCTGTTGTTGTAAAATGAGCTTTGACCATTTATTaacttagaaataattttactgtttttaaaatcagcttatatattaagaaatataaTTCACAATCACTGTTAATAGACTTGTGAGTTTAAGAAGTATAATATCCATTTGCTTTAATATACATAGTTTTATATAGTTTAGTATAGTTTTTAGTCTGTAGTGGAGACTTAGTATCATTTtagtctatttaaaaaaactgtaaaataaattagccGAAGAATCAGTCCATGTTAAAACTACCCTTTGTACACCAAGAACACGCTACACCATCTTTGTGGGGTTAATTTTGCCCTCATTCAGGTGCTCTGTTTTGACTGGAGAAATGCTGGATGAACCAAATGTACAAATGCCAgaacatttgtttcttctgccttgtcCACTGAGTGTGACGAGAGCCTAATAATTACTCTGAGACTGAGGAAATTCCAAAGGTTTAGGTGCTTTGATGCCgttaatatatttttagcatACTAAGGGAATGTGAATTTCAgaacttttctgtgtttttttcagggCTTCAGATTTAGTTAGCAAATCTCTAATTTTACATATTAATCTGGTAATTTTATTACTGTGATTGAACCATGTAATTGAAACACATAAAATGAGCAGTCAGTATTGAATCAAGTGAATTCCACTTCATCATAATCCACAGCTTTCTATATTCATTGCTGGGTCATTAATCTTCAAATAAGCAACTAAATCCACTGCAGAATGTGTGACTAGTCACTCTCATAAATCTGACAGACATTTAAGATTTATATGAAATCTAAGATCAAGTACTCCAAAATTTTAGGATAGTTACTAATTCTGGCCATTTGCAGGACTGAGTTCTGAAAGTGCTGTATGTTTCAAACACAGAGTGAAGTTGGGCAGTGAGAATTAGAATATTagtactgtttttctttttccttcttagcCAATAAATAAAGGAAGCAGTAATgttacagtatttcaaaatatataggCATTGTGCTTTTATGCTAACATGACAGATTCTCTTCTAGGTAGACTGAGATTTTAACTGAGTcctcttgctcttttccttctttagctCTAGTACTCTCTGACTTAGGGATTAcccaggaaggaaggaaaagggcataataaaggaaaagaaagacaaaatctatttcaggctttaaaaaaaaaaagattgagaaCAGAACTCCATGCCTTAGGGCTGGCTGGTGAATCAGTCCTCGTGACTCTTCTTTCCCAGCATCGTATCTACATGGTTTGGCTCATTTTTCATTAGAGTGGCTATGCGTCCTCAGTGGAGGCACTTATTACTGTAGCAAACCAGCCTGCTTCTGCTTGCTGGTCTACTCTACGTTTTATTTCCACTTCCGGAACTTCCTAGGTCTTGTAAGGCCTAGGGGTTCTGTGAACATAGTCACATTTGGATAAATCTAGTACTGTGTGCTCAGCACTTTGTAAAGTAGATtagttttcctcttcctttttagCAGGCCTAGGAACaaacctttctgtttcagttttctgtgtgcttctgTGGTTAGTAGCATTTTTTATATCCTTATTCTTGGTCTTTATGTATCTGAGGAAACTTTTTTACTTGTTTCAGGTCTATATGCTCTTTATCTCATGAGAAAACAAGTCTGTCTGTATCCCTATTCCATGAATTCATCCATCTTTTCTCTATTTGTATCAGAAGTCACAGTTTTCTGATTCCCTGATGTAGTTTTATCTTTGcactaatttttttgtttttttcccctggggagagcttttttttttttttaactgactgaGTGCTCCCATGTTTTTTTGAACTAAGCAATCAATTAGCAATGGCTTCTGTCAGCTGCCAGTggagcttttctgttttatcttggTTTTGTGACCATTGCTATTTTAGTGGCTTGCAGATAGAATGACAGTTTTCCTGGCTCTTCAGCACTGAGCACTACTTTTTAGATCTTTCTATGCTGTTAGTAGTGAAATGTCCCATGTCTCTTGACCTGTATCTAACACCAAAAATTTTTGGCTCAAAAGCTTGTGTTTTCCAGCTGCCTTCCCCACAGGCTGATAGCGTGTACAAAATGAGCAGTACTGATTTTCGAAGAATATTTCTTATTTGAAGTTACAAACCAAAGAGCTGCTTAATCTCTTGGAAAGCTTTTGTGGCATTTGGGTTTGTTACTTTATGTAGGTTgtgaatgtttccattttttatgaACAAGACTTTTAAAGGTTTTCAAAGACCAATGACTTAAACTGTAGATTCTGGTAGAAAAATAATACCCTAAAGTGCCAACttttatggtattttttctgtttaggagAGTTTCATCTCATCCATCCTTCTGTCTGAGGATACGATCAATAGTACCTATATCAGTCTGTGTTGATGGTTGTTCTGCCTGTTCCTGAGAACCTCCAAGGATGGGCATTTCATAAACTCCCTCCAAGCCTGTTCTAGTGTGTTGCTGTCTTCTATCATTAGAAGACGTTTCCCAGTATATAATTTAATTCTCCCTTCCTGTGTTTGATCTTCCGTGTTCTGTCCACTGTTGTTATGGAGAACACATTTATCCCCGTTAGTTGTCTCCTTGTGGCTAAATTAGCATAGTTTACTCAGCCTTTCTTTGTAGGTTATGTTTTCTAGAAGTCTGACTGTTTGGTTGCTGTCTTACAGATTCACTGCTTGGTCCACTGGATattattgtgggttttttagtgTGTAGTGTCAAGAATTTTACAATGTGGACTGTGTCAAATATTTTAGCTGAAGTCCTGATCTACtgtgtagaggaaaaaaaccaccttcatATTTTTGATAGCATGTGCTTATGTTATGTGCTGATCTAAGCCTggtttagaatattttttttcctatggaaaatACTTCTGTCATTTGTGAGGCATGTTTGCACGTCTTACCCGCCCCCTCTCCAAAAAGAGCAGAACAGACAAGGAACAAAAGCCTAAACTACATTTCAAGCTACTTTGTGCTCCAAGGTTGTGTGTGATCAAACTTCACCAGGTTTGTCCTCACTTGTCAGTTGCCTTGTGGCTTCAAAACCCTCCATTTTGTAGGCATCCCCTTCCCCTTGAGGCAGTCCCTTACAGGGTGACGGTCCAGCTGGTTCCTGGGAAGAAGCGCATTCTTTTGTCATGTGTCCTAGTGAAGACTTCCGTTTCCCAAGAACACCATCAATAAAACATTACTAAAATGAAACTTAGTACAATAATCTATGTTCATACAGTCCCAAATGGGACGGCAAAATAATCGTCTCAATAATGTAGATGCCAAATAGCATCAGTGCAGCTTGTGGTCTTTATCTACAATTCACTTTCAAACATTAATGGATGATAAAGTGTAGTTAATTAAGACAGGGAATGTATATCTAAGTAGGATTCTTCTGTACAAGGAGGTTTAcactaataaaaatgaagttgagtgtgaatatttattaaactaCTGTAATTTCCCATTGTTCACTCTTATTCTGCCAtgaatgccctttttttttttttttaacctcaacTGCTTCCACAGCTGAACTAGGAGAAGGCTTTTTTAGATGGGTTCACACTGAGTAGTGTATTGGTATAGCTGTGAAGTTACTGTCATATAGACATTGCGTGTTGTAGACTTCGGCCAAAGCCTTAGGTCATTTCAGCCCCCAGGTGGTCATTATCTTCTAACAACTTGTATCATGGTTTAATTTGAAGAGGCAAGTAGATGGGACGTACTTAAAGCCGTTACCCTGAACATAAAAACACCTGTCTGTTCATACAACAGCAAAGCTTATTTAGGTCACTTAGTGAAGGTGTTGGCTCAAAGAACAAATGCCTTTCTGTACcttgcagcaggcagagagaagggcAAGTGGAGCGAAGGGAGAATTGTCAGTGAAGTCCCGTGTCTTCATCTGTGGCTTGCTAATAGGCAGTTTTTACAGCTGAGATTGTCCATGACAGTAATGAAGTAGACCCCTATGTTACTGGTTTTATTGTGCTATTAAGTATCAATAGCAGGTGTGACGTTTTAACCCTCTTCTGCACTGATggtattcttttaaaactgttcctGTTATCATAACTGCAATTACAGAAAAAGTAGTGATTTTGGAAAGTTCAAACTCCACCATAATGTAGATGTTTGTAGTAATCTAGGGGGGTCTCCCTGTTTTCCAGTATTGactagaagaagaaagaataccTCTTAGTAAGCTTTCTCATGTTTatcaaaggaaagcaggaatttGGATTTGTAttctttgctgtgctttatgaggcatacacacacaaattctGAAATGAGTTGTTTTTGCTGACCTCTTGGAACAGTGCTAAGATATGCAGAtgcattaaatgctttttatttaaaagtacaaagttttctgtttctggtgACTCTTAGAGGAAAATATGATTTGTCTGAGGGAAATGTTCTGAGTTTCATCAGCCTTTCATGCAATGATGTGGGCATTttgctttgggattttttcccaCTAAGTTGATTTAGGGCTTATTTAAATACTAGTTAAGAGGGCAGCAAAGAGTTTGAGgagtctttttttcagaatctgtATTATCTTGCCAGTTCTTCTGTTAACCTTACCTTCCAGTAGAATGACTAAAATGTTTCTCtgaacttaaataaaaaattattgctGCAAGGAGCAGCTTGTGCACTCTCAATTATAAATACCCTACTTTATCCTGATCTACAAGGACGGAAACTGTCCTCTGAGATAGCAAAATCACTCCTGAATCACTGGTTATTgctgaaaaaagacagaaattcatGTTCATCTTTTAAGTCTGGCAGAACTAACTTCTGTGCCAGATAGCATGAAGGTAGTAGTTATAATGTTTCTTAATACTGCtgtatcttttttctgttctaagatctaaatatatttgaagTCATAATATGTGTTCTAAGAACTAAATATATGTGAAGTCATAATGCCAATGCATTTTCTTTAGTAGAAATTCAATAGTTAACCTGTAACAAGGTCTGCCAATGAGAAAATGCTAGTATTGAGCTAAGAACGGAGCACCAAAAAGGCAGATATTTAAGACCAATGTtataagaaatatttgaatatgcAGTATGTATGAAAGCATCTAGAACAGCTTCTTGCAGATCTTGTTTTactgagaaacatttttactaagtggggttttttgctttattacATGGAAGGCAAAGAGCTTTGcattgaaagatttttttttttaatttttattttcaaattagaaTGTACAGTGCTAAATTTATGATGcgttttatataatttataagcTGTCTCAAAAAATAGTCAGTAGTCTGTTAAATATCTGTATCCAGTTATTACTGCAGAAAAAGTATCAATTCTTGCAGCTGTGGAAACctcttttttcatcattttaagtttgaaaatgttttatttttatgacaggattttttccttcaccATATACCTGATAGTACTTGAATTTTCATGTTCCGTACTTTCACTTGTGAATACAGGGTTTACCTGAAAGTTAGAAAACTATATAAAAATCATCTTATTGCTGAGGGTATTGATTTATTGTCAGCATGctgatgttttgtttaaaaatgctcAGTTTGGGTATTACTTTAACAGTTGTAATAATTTACTGTATAAACATAACTTAATTAAGactattttgcttttgcttctacAGTCCATACAGTGACACTGTTTCTTAATATCTTTGGATGTTTGGCCTGGTTTTACGTTGATGCTACGCGAGGGGTTGATTTTGGATTGAGTATTCTCTGGTTCTTGCTTTTTACCCCTTGTTCTTTTGTCTGCTGGTACAGACCACTTTATGGAGCTTTCAGGTAACAACTTCAGCTTGACTTAGGATATTTAAAAACTTGTTGAAATGCATTAACGTTCCAGAATTTGCTTGATTATCATTATGATAATCCTTTAATATGCTTTCATTAGAAACAAGAAGTATGTTTGCCATTAATTCGGTTGTTGTATTTGAAACATAGATGGCAATAGTTAAGAATACCATGGAATATCCTTTTAAGTATTTATAGTTTCTACCattgacaaaatatttgtagGAAATATTTAACTTTGTATTGGGCTGAGaacaattttaaggaaaattctCATTAAATCTCTGTCCCTTCACACCAAGAATTTGAGTAGGTTAATAGTTAAGAGTGTCTTAAATTTTTGGCTTCCTGAGTGAACTTCTTAAAACTCTACACTTCAAAATTTTATATTGTTAAGTGACCTGCAGTGTCTGTAATTGAAGTAGACTGAGATTCTTAAGAATGAGTAGAGCAGGTATATTGTAATCAAACTCTAGTATATTTCCTAGCTCTTAGCAATCTTTGCAGACTTCACAAGCGTGAGGTGTGGTAGCTTTGTGTTTAAGAATAGAATTGTTGGTTTGCATGCaaaattgaacttttttttggGTGAAAATCAGCATGTGGAGATTCTAAATCCTGTACTCTTACAGTATTtcttgggaattttttttttacattgaagTGATTCAGGATGTTCTCAGTTAAAAGGCACTAATTCTTGTAGAGAGAGATTGATGGCCAGAAATTGCAGTTAAGCGTAACCTTTAGACTAGATGAGGTGTTTCTTTTTGCTAACCAAGGAGGTATTGCTGTACCCACACATCTCTGAGGAATCATATAGTTTAACTTGCATTTGCTCTCTAGTAAATCCATAGCTTTTCTTACTGAATATTGAttgtttggaaaaggaaatctACTACTTGCATATTCAACTTTCGATCAGTTgctcagctgaaaatgaaatagttaTTGAACTGAACTGGTTGAATAAATAGAAGTGAACAAACTCCCTTCTGCAGGAAGAGCTAGTAATggcaaaatctgtttctgtgaCTTAACTAAGtgatttctcctttctttagaACTCTGGTAGCAAGCATTATCATATGATCGTTAGTTTTGATAGTAGTAAGTTGAGGTCTTTGTTGAGATTTTGCCTgtacatttatatttgtttttttttactttcagtctTTGTCAGGCTGGCACTTTAGTAATTTACACAGCAAACctattttgtatattttggttttaagcaACAGCTGCTTCAGTATTCTGGTCTGTGCTATGTTTCAGTAATTTCAtattagattttatttccttttacaagtaaaatattttcttctcatcctgCCAGCACTGTGAACTTCAGTCTGAAAGTGGAGCAGAATTCTGTTCTTCATGCATTGTAGCAAAACTTCTATGTTTAGTCTAAGAGGCCCTGCTGTGTGCTGAACAGAACACTAAGGAATAGTATCTTGCTGCTATTCTCACCTCTGTTAGAGGTACAGGTGGCAAAAATACTATATTAAAGAAGAAGGAGCAGCTCTTGTAAATAAACACACTGCAAAAGCACAGAATTACTGATACTTCAAGTCACTGCCAATAAATGAAAGCACTTTTCCTCTGgttaatgcagaaaaaaattttagatTGGTACTACAGTATTTGCAAAAAGTCATTAATTTCCTGGCTGCTTTaatctttttccccccctctttcaGGAGTGACAGTTCATTCAGGTTCTTTGTGTTCTTCTTTGTATATATCTGTCAGTTTGCTGTACATGTACTTCAAGCTGCAGGATTTCAAAGATGGGGAAACTGGTGAGTATTCTGTTTGCTGTAGCGTTATACTGTCTGTAAGACAAACACTCATATTTGATACAGCAACTGCAATACAGtctgtgtgttttttcaaaaaaacccttgtcTTCACTGGAATTGTTACATTTAGCACtcaaaaaaggcatttttggaGTGCTCTTAACTAGGAAAAGTGGATGAAACATATCCCAAGAATGTGAGGTACTTCTGTTATTAGGCTGGTCAAAATTTTATCCTTCAATGTAAACAACTTTGAACTATTCTTTTATACATTACCTCCTCTATTTTGGTGGTGTGTGGAGATGTTACTTGCTCTATGTTTAAGATAAAGACATAAGCAAAACTTAGAGAAAACGAAAATAATTTAGACAGCAATAATATACTCTTTGCATATTATTTTGTATCATTAGTTATTTCTACTTATACTTACTACTTGTTAAGGAAATTTATGGCTAAAATTTGAAGAATCAGTCAACAATGTATTTGGGTGAATATAGTGGTATATTTTTGATATTATTTGAAAAGCTCATTTGTCCAAGTCAACTCCTTATTCTGTAAtagttgatttttctttttgatgctTGCAAGTATATAAGCTTTTACATGAAGCTTTTATGTATATTATCTTTTATTTGAGTCTTCGAGGTCTAGTATTTAGATTTTACAAGGAAAAGCTATTGGGAATCAGTCACcgtccttggaaaaaaaaacaacaaacttgAATTAGCTAAAA
The nucleotide sequence above comes from Gymnogyps californianus isolate 813 chromosome Z, ASM1813914v2, whole genome shotgun sequence. Encoded proteins:
- the SCAMP1 gene encoding secretory carrier-associated membrane protein 1 isoform X2, which codes for MSDFDSNPFADPDLNNPFKPPPGNVKIPNVPSTQPAIMKPTEESPAYTQIAKEHALAQAELLKRQEELERKAAELDRREREMQNLNQQGGRKNNWPPLPENFPVGPCFYQDFSVDIPVEFQKTVKIMYYLWMFHTVTLFLNIFGCLAWFYVDATRGVDFGLSILWFLLFTPCSFVCWYRPLYGAFRSDSSFRFFVFFFVYICQFAVHVLQAAGFQRWGNCGWISSLTGLNKSIPVGIMMIIIAALFTASAVISLVMFKKVHGLYRTTGASFEKAQQEFATGVMSNKTVQTAAANAASTAATSAAQNAFKGNRM
- the SCAMP1 gene encoding secretory carrier-associated membrane protein 1 isoform X3 — protein: MKPTEESPAYTQIAKEHALAQAELLKRQEELERKAAELDRREREMQNLNQQGGRKNNWPPLPENFPVGPCFYQDFSVDIPVEFQKTVKIMYYLWMFHTVTLFLNIFGCLAWFYVDATRGVDFGLSILWFLLFTPCSFVCWYRPLYGAFRSDSSFRFFVFFFVYICQFAVHVLQAAGFQRWGNCGWISSLTGLNKSIPVGIMMIIIAALFTASAVISLVMFKKVHGLYRTTGASFEKAQQEFATGVMSNKTVQTAAANAASTAATSAAQNAFKGNRM